A stretch of Paenibacillus mucilaginosus 3016 DNA encodes these proteins:
- a CDS encoding amidase domain-containing protein → MSWRTTLYDYVHHRNRMDIEHSVEPMLPFVSDEAYLSAERSRLARRLDSDRERGLLPVKTETRLSIRQTVPYKNGIAADCVLKRIAVGQIGLEAYEEQRVEQERICLAPSPDGEAWTIQRVEPLLGEQRLRLKTAHPGALLEADDEFEHVGLMRAPSVPLLGPGVAPLAGTASRRSYNRGEAVRYADKWWDGNNPAYIAFEVDCTSYISQCLFAGGAPMNYTDRRDAGWWYKGRLGGQELWSFSWAVAESLQFYLRTSRSGLRGQEVVSAGELEPGDVIAYDWDGDGRFQHSTIVTAKDANGMPLVNAHTVSSRRRYWDYRDSHAWTTRTQYRFIHISDAL, encoded by the coding sequence TTGAGCTGGAGAACGACTCTCTACGACTATGTACATCACCGCAACCGGATGGACATTGAGCATTCCGTAGAACCGATGCTGCCGTTTGTAAGCGATGAAGCGTATCTGTCGGCCGAGCGGTCCAGACTGGCCCGGCGTCTCGACAGTGATCGGGAGAGAGGCCTGCTGCCCGTCAAAACCGAGACCCGGCTCTCCATCAGACAGACCGTCCCTTACAAAAACGGGATTGCCGCCGACTGTGTGCTGAAGCGGATCGCCGTCGGGCAGATCGGGCTTGAAGCTTACGAGGAACAGCGGGTCGAACAGGAACGGATCTGCCTGGCGCCGTCTCCGGACGGCGAAGCGTGGACGATTCAGCGGGTTGAGCCGCTTCTGGGGGAGCAGAGACTCCGGCTGAAGACGGCCCATCCGGGCGCGCTGCTCGAAGCCGATGACGAGTTCGAACATGTGGGTCTGATGCGTGCTCCTTCCGTACCCCTGCTCGGACCGGGGGTGGCTCCGCTTGCCGGTACCGCCTCACGCCGCTCCTACAACCGCGGGGAAGCGGTGCGGTACGCCGACAAATGGTGGGACGGAAACAACCCGGCCTATATCGCATTTGAAGTAGACTGCACCAGCTACATCTCCCAATGCCTCTTTGCAGGGGGGGCACCGATGAACTATACTGATAGAAGGGATGCGGGCTGGTGGTACAAAGGCAGGCTCGGCGGCCAGGAACTGTGGAGCTTTTCCTGGGCGGTGGCGGAGAGTTTGCAGTTTTACCTCCGAACGAGCCGCAGCGGGCTTCGCGGACAGGAGGTTGTTTCCGCGGGTGAGCTGGAGCCGGGCGACGTCATTGCCTATGACTGGGACGGGGACGGCAGGTTTCAGCACAGCACGATCGTCACGGCCAAGGATGCGAACGGGATGCCGCTGGTCAACGCACACACGGTCAGCTCACGGCGCCGATACTGGGATTACAGAGATTCCCATGCATGGACGACGCGGACACAGTACCGCTTCATACATATTTCGGATGCATTATGA
- a CDS encoding D-alanine--D-alanine ligase, whose protein sequence is MSKIRVGLIYGGKSGEHEVSLQTALAVTKALDLSKYEVQPFYITKEGDWRSGPQLTAPADSVDALTFGSASSSNETGTFALQPLFGSSAAAKASGNPAVSGSESGAAAGPLDVVLPLLHGTFGEDGTVQGLLEMANIAYVGTGVLASAVGMDKVMMKKVFAQEGLPQCVFRHFTKSQWEKDNAFFIMEIEVAIGYPCFVKPANLGSSVGINKARNRDELLSAIAEAFRYDRKVIVEEFIDARELEVAVLGNDEPQASVVGEIVSSGEFYDYKAKYIDGKSSMIIPAEIDSEQASRIRDLAVRAFQSIDGTGLSRVDFFLRKDNGEIYINEINTMPGFTPFSMYPLLWRESGKPYSELLDDLVRLAIQRHEEKQRLQYSFDLT, encoded by the coding sequence ATGAGCAAAATTCGCGTAGGCCTGATATACGGAGGCAAATCCGGAGAACATGAAGTGTCTCTCCAGACCGCTCTTGCCGTTACCAAGGCACTTGACTTGAGCAAATATGAGGTTCAGCCTTTTTACATAACCAAAGAGGGAGACTGGCGCTCCGGCCCCCAGCTTACGGCACCCGCAGATTCGGTGGATGCCCTCACCTTCGGGTCGGCTTCTTCTTCGAACGAAACCGGCACGTTTGCCCTTCAGCCGCTGTTCGGTTCATCCGCTGCGGCCAAGGCTTCCGGTAACCCGGCGGTTTCCGGGTCTGAGAGCGGAGCCGCTGCCGGACCGCTTGATGTAGTGCTTCCGCTGCTTCACGGCACCTTCGGTGAAGACGGAACCGTTCAGGGTCTTTTGGAGATGGCCAATATCGCGTATGTCGGAACGGGCGTTCTGGCCTCCGCCGTCGGCATGGATAAGGTCATGATGAAAAAGGTATTTGCCCAGGAAGGTCTTCCGCAGTGCGTATTCCGCCATTTCACGAAAAGCCAGTGGGAGAAGGACAACGCGTTCTTTATTATGGAAATTGAAGTGGCCATCGGCTATCCGTGCTTTGTCAAACCGGCGAACCTGGGCTCCAGTGTCGGGATCAACAAGGCGCGCAACCGCGATGAGCTTCTGTCGGCCATTGCGGAAGCGTTCCGCTACGACCGCAAGGTCATTGTGGAAGAGTTCATCGATGCCCGGGAGCTGGAAGTGGCTGTGCTCGGCAATGACGAGCCTCAGGCTTCGGTGGTCGGGGAGATTGTTTCATCCGGCGAATTCTACGACTATAAGGCCAAGTATATCGACGGCAAGTCCTCGATGATTATTCCTGCGGAGATTGATTCCGAGCAGGCTTCCCGGATTCGTGATCTGGCGGTCCGTGCGTTCCAATCGATTGACGGCACCGGTTTGTCCCGTGTGGACTTCTTCCTGCGCAAGGACAACGGCGAAATCTACATTAATGAAATCAATACGATGCCCGGCTTTACTCCATTCAGTATGTATCCGCTGCTCTGGAGAGAGTCCGGCAAGCCTTACAGCGAGCTTCTCGACGATCTGGTCCGTCTGGCGATCCAGCGTCATGAGGAGAAGCAGCGCCTGCAGTATTCCTTTGACCTGACATAG
- the fabI gene encoding enoyl-ACP reductase FabI, producing the protein MSLVAGKNIVVMGVANDRSIAWAIAQSLAAQGARLVFTYENERVEERVRKLAGTIEGASILPCNVTDDADIDRLAENLREQFGVLHGIVHSIAFARTEELEGMFVNTSRDGFALAHDISAYSLVAVAQKLYPLMTEGGSVMTMTYLGAERALKNYNVMGVAKAALEASVRYLANDLGQFNIRVNAISAGPIRTLAAKGIKDFNSILKTVEEKAPLRRTTEAAEVGDTALFLMSNLSRGITGEVIYVDSGYHIIGV; encoded by the coding sequence ATGAGTTTGGTTGCCGGAAAGAATATCGTGGTAATGGGCGTGGCTAACGACCGCAGTATCGCTTGGGCGATCGCCCAGTCTTTGGCGGCTCAGGGCGCAAGACTGGTATTTACTTATGAGAACGAGCGGGTGGAGGAGCGGGTACGCAAGCTGGCCGGCACCATTGAGGGAGCATCAATTCTCCCCTGCAACGTAACGGATGACGCGGATATCGATCGTCTGGCCGAGAACCTGCGGGAGCAGTTCGGCGTTCTTCACGGCATTGTACACAGCATTGCTTTTGCGCGGACGGAAGAACTCGAGGGGATGTTCGTGAATACTTCCCGCGACGGGTTTGCCCTCGCGCATGACATCAGTGCCTACTCTCTTGTTGCGGTAGCCCAAAAGCTGTATCCGCTGATGACCGAGGGCGGCAGCGTGATGACCATGACGTATCTCGGGGCGGAACGCGCCCTGAAAAATTATAATGTGATGGGGGTGGCGAAGGCGGCTCTGGAAGCCAGCGTCCGCTACTTGGCCAATGATTTGGGCCAGTTCAACATTCGGGTGAACGCCATCTCCGCGGGTCCGATCCGTACGCTTGCGGCCAAGGGAATCAAGGACTTCAATTCCATCCTGAAGACGGTGGAGGAGAAGGCGCCGCTGCGCCGGACGACCGAAGCGGCCGAAGTGGGCGATACCGCCCTGTTCCTCATGAGCAACCTTTCGCGCGGCATCACGGGCGAAGTAATTTATGTGGACAGCGGGTATCATATTATTGGCGTGTAG
- a CDS encoding inositol monophosphatase family protein — protein MSTSNIPAFAVGSKSFTAVAINTASKAGEWIQSKVGDFSSLHTKYSAQDLVTEVDKGAEKMIRNLILTHFPGHSILGEEGVEPGPEASQRALEEASSAEYLWIVDPLDGTTNFVHGFPFFSVSIALAYKGEVIVGVVYNPIHNELYVAEKGKGAYLKGRKMEVSPEKTLGESLIATGFPADRDGTLPANLRGVQALSPKVRNMRVAGSAALHMAYVAAGRLSGFYEIGLNSWDMAAGALLIEESGGKVTDTLGNPYHLGVRHVVASNGHIHDELQKELAAASATGY, from the coding sequence ATGTCCACATCCAATATTCCGGCGTTCGCCGTCGGCAGCAAAAGCTTCACCGCAGTAGCTATCAACACGGCATCCAAGGCTGGCGAGTGGATACAAAGCAAGGTTGGGGACTTCTCTAGTCTACATACGAAGTACTCTGCGCAGGACCTGGTGACGGAAGTAGACAAGGGCGCGGAGAAGATGATCCGCAACTTGATTTTGACGCACTTCCCGGGCCACTCGATTCTTGGTGAAGAAGGCGTGGAGCCAGGACCGGAAGCTTCGCAGCGCGCCCTGGAAGAGGCCAGCAGCGCCGAATACTTGTGGATCGTCGATCCTTTGGACGGCACCACGAATTTCGTCCACGGGTTCCCGTTTTTCTCGGTTTCTATCGCACTGGCATATAAGGGAGAAGTAATCGTTGGAGTCGTATATAATCCGATTCACAATGAGCTGTATGTAGCGGAAAAAGGTAAAGGTGCCTACCTGAAGGGCAGGAAGATGGAGGTTTCACCCGAGAAGACACTGGGCGAGAGCCTGATTGCCACAGGCTTCCCGGCGGACCGCGACGGAACCCTCCCGGCCAATCTTAGAGGGGTTCAGGCTCTGAGCCCCAAAGTGAGAAATATGAGGGTGGCCGGTTCGGCAGCTCTTCATATGGCTTACGTGGCAGCGGGCAGGCTGAGTGGTTTCTACGAGATCGGGCTGAATTCCTGGGACATGGCTGCAGGCGCTCTATTAATAGAGGAATCCGGCGGCAAAGTCACGGATACGCTCGGCAACCCGTATCATCTGGGAGTTCGGCATGTCGTTGCATCCAATGGTCACATCCACGATGAACTGCAGAAGGAACTGGCTGCCGCTTCGGCAACGGGGTATTAA
- a CDS encoding IclR family transcriptional regulator produces the protein MEDGKLTVRAVERALDILLCFTEAEDLSLTEISARVGLHKSTVHRLLASLEGKGFIIRHPATERYRLGFRIWELSANLTHSDDPAVILLPELERLRDQLGETVSLYVRDGLERVRVQAVQSNQAIRRVAPIGARLPLYVGASSKVLVAFADPAEQQALLADPAWPPASDPAAYEQQLAEVRSLGYATSVEEREPGAAAVSVPVFDRAEKLVAALAVSGPSNRLTVELMKEHAPLLMDAARRMGKMLR, from the coding sequence ATGGAAGATGGCAAATTAACGGTTCGTGCGGTGGAGCGGGCTCTCGATATTCTGCTCTGCTTCACGGAGGCGGAGGATTTGAGCCTGACGGAGATCTCGGCCCGGGTAGGTCTGCACAAGAGCACGGTCCATCGGCTGCTCGCCTCGCTTGAAGGCAAGGGCTTCATCATCCGCCATCCGGCTACAGAGCGGTACCGGCTCGGTTTCCGGATCTGGGAGCTGTCCGCGAATCTGACCCACAGCGACGACCCTGCCGTCATCCTGCTGCCTGAGCTGGAGCGGCTGCGCGACCAGCTGGGGGAGACGGTCTCGCTCTATGTGCGCGACGGCCTCGAACGCGTGCGCGTGCAGGCCGTGCAGAGCAATCAGGCCATCCGCCGCGTCGCCCCGATCGGAGCCCGGCTGCCGCTCTATGTCGGCGCCTCGAGCAAAGTGCTCGTGGCCTTTGCCGATCCCGCGGAGCAGCAGGCGCTGCTGGCGGACCCGGCCTGGCCGCCCGCTTCAGACCCCGCCGCTTACGAGCAGCAGCTGGCGGAGGTACGCTCGCTGGGCTACGCTACCAGCGTCGAAGAACGCGAGCCCGGCGCCGCCGCCGTCTCCGTCCCCGTCTTCGACCGGGCGGAGAAGCTGGTCGCCGCGCTCGCGGTGTCCGGCCCCTCCAACCGGCTGACGGTGGAGCTGATGAAAGAGCACGCGCCGCTGCTCATGGATGCGGCCCGGCGGATGGGGAAGATGCTGCGCTGA
- a CDS encoding alpha/beta hydrolase, whose translation METNSSSSYSSVPINPTTVETAVRRTFVRRHKGLLIGLLSVLLLLFSLLMAFHAYIAWTLARPHIDPLRSNPALSIGTAYEDITFPSLNGSSTLSGWYIPSEMESANSRKTVVFSHGYGGNREEIWVPIYDLAKAAHKMGFNVVMFDYGYVQPDWNVTGGLRESQELLGAVQYAKDRGADRVYVWGFSMGAGTALQAALLTKDIDGMILDSTFVLEPETLYHNMKQVANLPKFSQGLVHMFFPLLNGVSLNQVPYQTVKETKYDIPIFFIHGKEDLKAPWNMVESIYQLQKDQSGSQLWLLEKDGHELIYRAHKKTYLQMTTGFLQTLSTGSPEVVKHGQSR comes from the coding sequence ATGGAAACCAATTCTTCATCATCCTATTCATCTGTACCCATAAACCCCACCACCGTTGAAACCGCTGTCAGACGAACCTTCGTCCGCCGGCACAAGGGCCTCTTGATCGGCCTGCTGTCCGTTCTGCTGCTCTTATTCAGCCTCCTGATGGCATTCCATGCATATATCGCCTGGACGCTCGCCCGGCCGCATATCGATCCGCTGCGATCCAATCCGGCCCTGTCGATCGGAACGGCGTACGAAGACATCACCTTCCCGAGCTTGAACGGATCGTCTACCCTGTCCGGCTGGTATATCCCGTCCGAGATGGAGTCGGCCAACTCCCGCAAGACGGTGGTCTTCTCCCACGGCTACGGCGGCAACCGTGAAGAAATCTGGGTGCCGATCTACGATCTGGCCAAAGCTGCGCATAAAATGGGCTTCAACGTTGTGATGTTCGATTACGGCTACGTGCAGCCGGACTGGAACGTTACCGGCGGTCTTCGGGAATCCCAGGAGCTGCTGGGTGCGGTGCAGTACGCCAAAGACCGCGGCGCGGACCGGGTCTACGTCTGGGGCTTCTCCATGGGAGCCGGCACCGCCCTGCAGGCCGCTCTGCTAACGAAGGACATCGATGGCATGATCCTCGACAGCACCTTCGTTCTGGAGCCCGAGACCCTGTACCACAACATGAAGCAGGTTGCCAATCTGCCGAAGTTCTCGCAAGGGCTCGTTCATATGTTCTTCCCTCTGCTCAACGGCGTCAGCCTGAACCAGGTGCCTTACCAGACGGTGAAGGAAACGAAGTACGATATCCCGATCTTCTTCATTCACGGCAAGGAAGACCTTAAAGCGCCCTGGAACATGGTGGAGAGCATCTACCAGCTCCAGAAGGACCAGTCCGGGTCGCAGCTGTGGCTGCTGGAGAAAGACGGCCATGAGCTGATCTACCGCGCTCACAAGAAAACCTACCTGCAGATGACGACCGGCTTCCTGCAGACGCTCTCGACCGGATCGCCCGAGGTCGTGAAGCACGGACAGAGCCGGTGA
- the uvsE gene encoding UV DNA damage repair endonuclease UvsE: MIVRLGYVAMSVMVKNASPSKTMTYTHFEKLGDREAAIRKLERIASENIRNTQRLLKHNRAYDIEMYRISSKLIPLLGHEGLGDWDPIERLSGDFAELGQYAKDNRMRLSFHPDHFTVFSTPREDVLRSSRADLDRHVRMLEAMGLDASAKCNIHVGGTYGNKDSARARFLEQFGALPERIRERMTLENDDKTFNALETLEICEEAGVPMVLDIHHDAVNPGEVPAAELWPRILQTWKGQKEQEDGSGSPRDLPPKIHVSSPKSESDPRGHADYIETGVFMDFVRAVAPLTPRLDVMLEAKMKDGSLIQLAEDLKKEPNITMLSQASFEI, encoded by the coding sequence GTGATAGTCCGTTTGGGTTACGTAGCCATGTCGGTCATGGTGAAGAACGCTTCGCCTTCCAAGACGATGACCTATACCCATTTCGAAAAGCTCGGGGACCGGGAAGCCGCGATCCGCAAGCTGGAAAGGATTGCCTCGGAGAATATCCGCAATACGCAGCGCCTTCTGAAGCATAACCGGGCCTATGATATCGAAATGTACCGCATCTCCTCCAAGCTGATTCCGCTTTTGGGGCATGAGGGATTGGGGGACTGGGATCCGATCGAACGGCTGTCGGGTGATTTTGCCGAGCTCGGCCAATATGCCAAGGACAATCGGATGAGGCTTTCCTTTCATCCCGATCATTTTACCGTGTTCAGTACTCCGAGGGAGGACGTTCTCCGGAGTTCCAGAGCCGATCTGGACAGGCATGTAAGGATGCTCGAAGCCATGGGGCTGGATGCGTCGGCCAAATGCAATATCCACGTCGGCGGAACTTACGGCAATAAGGACTCCGCCCGGGCCCGGTTCCTGGAACAGTTCGGCGCCCTGCCCGAGAGGATCCGCGAGCGGATGACACTGGAGAACGACGATAAAACCTTCAATGCCCTCGAGACGTTGGAGATCTGCGAAGAGGCGGGTGTGCCGATGGTGCTCGATATACATCATGATGCGGTCAATCCGGGAGAGGTACCGGCAGCGGAGCTGTGGCCAAGGATTCTACAGACCTGGAAGGGTCAGAAGGAGCAGGAGGACGGAAGCGGTTCTCCGCGCGATCTGCCGCCCAAGATTCATGTCTCCAGCCCCAAAAGCGAGAGCGACCCCAGAGGGCATGCCGATTATATAGAGACCGGCGTGTTTATGGATTTTGTGCGTGCCGTCGCTCCGCTTACACCGAGACTGGACGTCATGCTGGAGGCCAAGATGAAGGACGGCTCCCTTATTCAGTTGGCCGAGGATCTTAAGAAGGAGCCGAATATTACCATGCTCTCTCAGGCGTCGTTTGAAATCTAG
- a CDS encoding IS3 family transposase (programmed frameshift): MSKEKYCATEKLAILEEVSSGKIGFIAATKRYGMNKTTLMKWQRRYKLYGYEGLERSTRNRSYSAELKLQAVKDYVEGGLSKYRIIDKYRISSTTQLSNWIKKYNGHSSLKAYKGEAQAMTKGRSTTWDERIDIVHYCLAHQHDYHKTAGQFQVSYQQVYQWVKKFEAGGADALKDGRGRKKAPEEMTEADRQKLEMKKMEYEMERLRAENAFLKKLPGNPKEAKLSQYRQENVYLAIQALQEEESISIQLLCEVAGVARSSYYKWLNRKPSSREQENERLTKMMMSIYEKVEKTFGYRQLTLHMRKETGQTINHKRVYRLMKVKGIQSVIRRKRKKYPHSTPQHVAENVLNRNFQAAEPNEKWVTDVTEFKYGNGQKAYLSAILDLHDKSIVSRVVGHSNNNPLVFETLKQALQAAPGSKPMLHSDRGFQYTSLDFKKLLDDNELTQSMSRVGRCIDNGPMESFWGTLKCEKYYLHTYQTFEELERDILAYIDFYNNERLQAKLNGLSPMEYRTKAA; encoded by the exons ATGTCTAAAGAAAAATACTGTGCTACGGAGAAACTTGCTATCCTTGAAGAAGTTTCAAGTGGAAAAATTGGTTTTATCGCTGCAACCAAAAGATACGGTATGAATAAAACAACTTTAATGAAATGGCAGCGTCGTTATAAGCTATATGGGTATGAAGGACTGGAAAGAAGTACTCGCAATCGAAGTTACAGCGCTGAGCTGAAGCTTCAAGCGGTGAAAGATTATGTAGAGGGTGGATTGTCAAAATACCGGATCATCGACAAATACAGGATCTCAAGTACAACGCAGCTTTCTAACTGGATTAAGAAGTATAATGGTCATAGCAGCTTAAAAGCCTACAAAGGGGAAGCACAAGCTATGACAAAGGGTCGCTCTACTACGTGGGATGAGAGGATCGATATCGTCCACTATTGCCTGGCACATCAGCATGACTATCATAAGACAGCTGGCCAGTTTCAGGTCTCCTACCAGCAAGTATATCAATGGGTGAAGAAATTCGAAGCCGGCGGTGCGGATGCTTTAAAGGATGGCCGGGGGCGAAAGAAGGCGCCGGAAGAGATGACGGAGGCAGATCGCCAGAAGCTCGAGATGAAGAAGATGGAATACGAAATGGAGAGGCTTCGGGCGGAGAATGCATTTCTAAAAAAGTTAC CGGGAAATCCAAAGGAGGCGAAGCTAAGCCAATATCGCCAAGAGAACGTCTACCTTGCCATCCAAGCGCTTCAGGAAGAGGAGTCGATCAGCATTCAACTTCTGTGTGAAGTCGCAGGAGTTGCACGCTCAAGCTATTACAAATGGTTAAACCGCAAACCCAGCTCTCGTGAGCAGGAGAATGAGCGGCTGACAAAGATGATGATGTCCATATATGAAAAAGTAGAGAAAACCTTTGGGTACCGCCAATTAACACTCCACATGCGCAAGGAAACCGGACAGACGATTAACCATAAACGCGTGTACCGGCTGATGAAAGTCAAGGGAATCCAGTCGGTCATCCGCAGGAAGAGAAAGAAATACCCTCATTCTACTCCCCAGCACGTGGCCGAGAATGTGCTGAATCGTAATTTCCAAGCAGCTGAACCCAATGAGAAATGGGTAACGGATGTAACAGAATTTAAATACGGCAACGGTCAGAAAGCGTATTTAAGCGCGATTCTCGATCTTCATGATAAATCCATCGTCTCCAGAGTAGTGGGGCATTCCAACAACAACCCACTTGTTTTCGAGACGTTGAAGCAAGCCTTGCAAGCAGCTCCAGGAAGCAAACCAATGCTTCATAGTGACAGAGGATTTCAATACACTTCACTTGACTTCAAAAAGCTTTTGGACGATAACGAACTGACTCAAAGTATGTCCCGGGTTGGGCGGTGTATCGATAACGGGCCGATGGAATCCTTCTGGGGGACCTTAAAATGCGAGAAGTATTATCTACACACTTACCAAACCTTTGAGGAGCTTGAGAGAGACATTCTGGCTTACATCGATTTTTACAATAACGAACGATTACAAGCAAAACTAAACGGCCTCAGTCCAATGGAATACAGGACCAAGGCCGCTTAA